From a region of the Zingiber officinale cultivar Zhangliang chromosome 4B, Zo_v1.1, whole genome shotgun sequence genome:
- the LOC121974341 gene encoding exocyst complex component EXO70B1-like: MEDNGEEKLLAAVRHIAKTLGRTETMADDILQVFSAFDGRFSLDKISSDRPLPHRRPPADSPPDAAAVAGVRREADDHRPLSLERTVRTLDRQISRFVSSNSFIWSDAGDAAAFLEAVDDLLATIRELDSLAAPADKPLLDRADDLLQRCMLRLEEEFRAILDRSDGAGISTPPSHDSDSDGADVDDDRIPVAAPVDDYNLVIDALPPGSVADLHAIARRMVVAGFGSECAEAYGVSRRGFVDESVARLGLRPRPADEVQTTPWSGLEDEIARWVKAAKMAFLILVPSERRLCERVFASLPPFADLAFAATCRPAAASLLSFADAVAVGPREPERIFRLVDMYETLRDLLPELDHLLSEQYSVTLRAEVASAHRALGAAIRGIFVELENLIRRDPAKAAVPGGGLHPITRYVMNYLRAACVSRRTLEEVMDEDAAGAGILPDHHPPSSSLALQVAWIMDVLQSNLEAKSKVYPEAPLSYIFLMNNGRYMTQKARGNELGALLGDDWIRRQIAMVRRWSNDYLRATWTKVVAVLRMDGVSAAAASSSATAGKALRERLRVFNNYVEDIWRVQSGWVVADEQLQTDLRLAVATMVLPAYRNFIGRLRTTAEAGKQADRHVKYSVEDVEARINQLFEGARRR, encoded by the coding sequence ATGGAGGACAACGGCGAGGAGAAGCTGCTCGCCGCCGTCCGGCACATCGCCAAGACGCTGGGCCGGACCGAGACCATGGCCGATGACATCCTCCAGGTCTTCTCCGCTTTCGATGGCCGCTTCTCCCTCGACAAGATCTCCTCCGACCGTCCTCTCCCTCACCGCCGCCCTCCCGCCGATTCTCCTCCGGATGCTGCCGCGGTTGCCGGCGTGCGACGGGAGGCGGACGACCATCGACCGCTCTCCCTGGAGCGCACCGTCCGCACACTCGACCGTCAGATCTCACGCTTCGTTTCCTCCAATAGCTTCATCTGGTCTGATGCTGGGGACGCGGCCGCTTTCCTTGAGGCTGTTGATGACCTACTCGCGACCATCCGCGAACTCGACTCTCTCGCCGCGCCAGCCGATAAACCCCTTCTTGATCGCGCCGATGATCTGCTTCAGCGGTGCATGCTCCGCCTCGAAGAAGAGTTTCGTGCTATCCTTGACCGTTCGGATGGCGCCGGTATCTCTACGCCACCATCTCATGACTCTGACTCCGATGGCGCTGACGTGGATGATGACCGCATCCCGGTCGCTGCCCCCGTTGACGACTACAATCTCGTCATCGATGCCCTGCCCCCCGGCTCTGTTGCTGATCTCCACGCCATCGCCCGCCGGATGGTGGTCGCCGGATTCGGCAGCGAGTGTGCGGAAGCCTATGGAGTTTCCCGACGAGGATTCGTTGACGAGTCCGTCGCCCGGCTAGGCCTTCGCCCCCGCCCTGCCGATGAGGTCCAGACCACTCCATGGTCTGGGCTTGAGGACGAGATCGCCCGCTGGGTCAAGGCTGCGAAAATGGCCTTCCTAATTCTAGTCCCCAGCGAGCGCCGCCTCTGCGAACGCGTTTTTGCCTCATTACCTCCCTTTGCGGACCTTGCTTTCGCCGCCACCTGCCGCCCTGCAGCCGCCAGCCTCCTATCCTTCGCAGATGCTGTCGCGGTCGGCCCACGTGAACCCGAGCGTATTTTCCGCCTTGTGGACATGTACGAGACCCTCCGCGATCTCCTCCCCGAACTCGACCACCTCCTCTCCGAGCAATACTCTGTCACTCTCCGCGCGGAGGTTGCCTCCGCACACAGGGCTCTGGGAGCCGCGATCCGGGGTATATTCGTCGAGCTAGAGAACCTTATCCGTCGTGACCCAGCCAAAGCCGCCGTCCCAGGGGGCGGTCTTCACCCGATCACTCGGTACGTCATGAACTACCTCCGCGCGGCGTGCGTCTCCCGGCGGACCCTCGAAGAAGTCATGGACGAGGATGCTGCTGGTGCTGGCATCCTCCCCGATCACCACCCACCCTCGTCCTCCTTGGCTCTTCAGGTCGCGTGGATCATGGACGTGCTCCAGTCCAACCTTGAGGCCAAGTCGAAGGTATACCCGGAGGCACCCCTCAGCTACATCTTCCTGATGAACAACGGCCGCTACATGACCCAGAAGGCTAGGGGCAACGAGCTGGGGGCGCTTTTGGGGGACGACTGGATCCGGCGGCAGATAGCAATGGTACGTCGGTGGAGCAACGACTACCTGCGGGCGACGTGGACCAAGGTGGTCGCGGTGCTGCGTATGGACGGCGTTAGCGCTGCGGCCGCGTCGTCTTCGGCCACGGCCGGGAAGGCGTTGCGGGAGCGTCTGCGCGTGTTCAACAACTACGTGGAGGACATATGGAGGGTGCAGAGCGGGTGGGTAGTGGCGGACGAGCAGCTCCAGACGGATCTGCGGTTGGCGGTGGCGACGATGGTACTGCCGGCGTACCGCAACTTCATCGGCCGGCTGCGTACGACCGCGGAAGCCGGAAAGCAGGCAGATCGCCATGTGAAGTACAGCGTAGAGGACGTGGAGGCCAGGATCAACCAGCTGTTCGAAGGCGCTCGCCGGCGGTGA
- the LOC121974342 gene encoding eukaryotic translation initiation factor 3 subunit A-like, whose protein sequence is MATFAKPENALKRAEEFINVGQKQAALQALHDLITSKRYRAWQKALERIMFKYVELCVDMRKGRFAKDGLIQYRIICQQVNISSLEEVIKHFMQLSTERAEKVRTQAKALEDALDVEDLEADKRPEDLMLSYVSGEKGKDRSDRELVTPWFKFLWETYRTVLEILRNNSKLESLYAMTAHRAFQFCKKYKRTTEFRRLCEIIRNHLANLNKYRDQRDRPDLTAPESLQLYLDTRIEQLKVSTDLELWQEAFRSVEDIHGLMSMVKKSPKPSLMVVYYAKLTDIFWVSNSHLYHAYAWLKLFTLQKSYNKNLSQKDLQLIASSVLLATISVTPYDQKYRASHLELENEKERNMRIAGLINFTLDPNTESREVLSRGSLLAELNNKGLIACVSQEVKDIYHLLENEFLPLDLASRVQPLLAKISKLGGKLASASSVPEVQLSKYIPCLEKLTALRVLQQTSQVYQSIKIESLLKMIPFYDFSLIEKISVDSVKYNFLAMKVDHLKGTFHFGNVDIESEKLSDHLCILAVSLNKAWNMISPPVNKEYKLGIKYNLVEIIDKEHKRLLARKSIIEKRKEEHERQMLEREREEESKRLKLQKVTEEAEQKRLAEEYHRREVLRIHHEIEERELQEAQALLLEAQKGTKKKGKKPLLEGEKVTKQTLIEMALSEQLKERQESEKKLVRLAKTMDYMERAKREEETQLIEQAFKHRLAEEEILHEREQLKEIELSRKHHAGDLQEKNRLARMLDHKHIFQQRIVSHREAEHNRLKTEREDKIKQIVTMRKHERAMKRKLLYYLKSEEERLTREREAEETRKREEEETRKKEEAERKAKLDAIAEKQRQRERELEEKEQLRRESLLRKQEPLPRPTDPAPGPLSSESLPASPAAGKYVPRFLRERSEGQKTAPTLAPEPDRWSRQDDRPPQSGNDRWRSDDRRPSFGAPRASSSSWSRTRN, encoded by the exons ATGGCGACCTTTGCTAAGCCAGAGAATGCTCTAAAACGGGCAGAGG AGTTCATTAATGTTGGACAAAAGCAAGCTGCCTTACAAGCACTGCATGATCTAATTACTTCAAAAAGATACAGAGCATGGCAGAAGGCCCTAGAGAGAATTATGTTCAAATATGTAGAACTCTGTGTGGACATGCGGAAAGGCCGATTTGCCAAGGATGGTCTTATCCAATATCGAATTATATGTCAACAAGTAAATATAAGTTCACTAGAGGAAGTGATAAAACACTTCATGCAGCTTTCAACAGAGAGAGCTGAGAAGGTTAGGACTCAGGCAAAAGCCTTGGAAGATGCCTTGGACGTGGAAGATCTTGAAGCTGATAAGAGACCTGAGGATTTAATGCTAAGCTATGTCAGTGGGGAGAAGGGTAAGGATAGATCAGATAGGGAGCTTGTGACTCCATGGTTCAAATTCTTGTGGGAAACCTACAGAACAGTGCTTGAGATTTTGCGCAACAATTCCAAGTTGGAATCGCTGTATGCT ATGACAGCACATCGGGCTTTCCAATTCTGTAAAAAATACAAGCGGACCACGGAATTTCGTAGGCTTTGTGAGATTATACGGAATCATCTTGCTAATTTAAACAAGTATAGGGACCAAAGAGATCGGCCAGATCTGACGGCTCCAGAGAGTTTGCAGCTTTATTTGGACACTAGGATTGAGCAACTGAAGGTATCAACTGATCTGGAGCTGTGGCAG GAAGCATTCCGCTCAGTTGAAGATATCCATGGTTTGATGAGTATGGTGAAGAAGAGTCCGAAGCCATCATTGATGGTGGTATACTATGCAAAGTTAACAGATATTTTTTGGGTCTCAAATAGTCATCTTTATCATGCATATGCATGGTTGAAGCTTTTCACTTTGCAGAAAAGCTATAATAAGAACTTATCACAGAAGGATCTGCAGTTGATAGCATCATCTGTTTTATTGGCTACCATTTCAGTGACTCCATATGACCAGAAGTATAGGGCATCCCATTTGGagcttgaaaatgaaaaagaacgcAATATGCGAATTGCTGGCCTTATCAATTTTACTCTTGATCCTAATACGGAGAGTAGAGAAGTG CTTTCACGTGGATCATTGCTTGCAGAATTG AACAACAAAGGTTTAATAGCTTGTGTTTCTCAAGAAGTGAAGGATATCTACCATCTTTTGGAAAATGAGTTCCTTCCTTTAGACCTTGCTTCAAGGGTCCAGCCTTTACTTGCTAAGATTTCAAAGCTTGGGGGTAAACTAGCATCAGCCTCATCAGTTCCAGAAGTGCAACTCTCAAAATACATTCCTTGTCTTGAAAAGCTGACCGCTTTAAGAGTGCTTCAACAG ACTTCTCAGGTATATCAGTCCATAAAAATTGAGTCTTTGTTGAAGATGATACCATTTTATGACTTCTCTCTCATTGAGAAGATATCTGTTGATTCAGTCAAATACAATTTTCTAGCTATGAAAGTTGATCATCTGAAGGGCACCTTCCATTTTGGTAATGTG GACATTGAATCTGAGAAGCTCTCTGACCATCTTTGCATTCTTGCTGTTTCTCTTAATAAAGCGTGGAATATGATCTCACCACCTGTAAACAAAGAGTATAAATTGGGTATAAAATATAATCTTGTGGAAATAATTGACAAGGAACATAAGCGGCTTCTTGCTAGGAAATCCATCATTGAGAAACGCAAGGAAGAGCATGAACGCCAGATGCTAGAAAGG GAGcgagaagaagaatccaagagatTAAAACTTCAGAAGGTAACTGAGGAGGCTGAACAGAAGCGTCTAGCTGAAGAATATCATCGAAGGGAGGTGTTGCGTATTCACCATGAAATAGAGGAGAGAGAGCTTCAAGAAGCTCAAGCATTGCTTCTTGAAGCGCAAAAGGGTAccaaaaagaaaggaaagaaacctcTGCTTGAAGGG GAGAAGGTCACGAAGCAGACATTGATTGAGATGGCTTTAAGTGAGCAATTGAAGGAAAGACAAGAGTCGGAGAAGAAGTTGGTGAGACTTGCCAAAACGATGGATTACATGGAACGGGCAAAGAGAGAAGAAGAGACCCAACTCATTGAGCAAGCCTTCAAACATCGCTTGGCGGAGGAGGAAATTCTTCATGAACGTGAACAACTG AAAGAGatagagctcagcaggaagcACCATGCTGGTGATCTCCAAGAGAAGAATAGACTTGCCAGAATGTTGGATCACAAG CACATATTTCAACAAAGAATAGTTAGCCATCGTGAAGCAGAGCATAACCGACTGAAGACAGAAAGAGAAGATAAAATTAAGCAGATTGTAACAATGCGGAAGCATGAACGGGCGATGAAGAGAAAACTTCTCTATTATCTTAAGTCTGAAGAAGAGCGTTTGACAAGGGAACGGGAAGCCGAGGAAACTAGAAAGCGTgaag AAGAAGAGACGCGCAAGAAAGAAGAGGCTGAGCGGAAAGCAAAGTTGGATGCAATTGCTGAGAAGCAGAGACAGCGAGAAAGAGAATTAGAAGAGAAGGAACAACTGAGAAGAGAATCACTTCTTAGAAAACAAGAGCCTCTGCCTCGGCCAACTGACCCTGCTCCTGGTCCTCTATCTTCTGAGTCTCTTCCTGCTTCACCTGCTGCTGGTAAGTATGTGCCAAGGTTTCTCCGTGAGAGAAGCGAGGGACAAAAGACAGCGCCCACTCTTGCTCCTGAGCCTGATAGGTGGTCGAGGCAGGATGATCGCCCTCCCCAATCTGGCAATGATCGATGGCGAAGTGATGACCGTCGACCATCCTTTGGTGCTCCGAGGGCATCTTCATCTTCCTGGTCAAGGACGCGCAACTAA
- the LOC121977288 gene encoding protein G1-like7: MDSAGGEGGATSSGGQAAAAAAAGQQPSRYESQKRRDWNTFLTYLRNHKPPLALARCSGAHVIEFLRYLDQFGKTKVHGAGCAFYGHPNPPGPCACPLRQAWGSLDALIGRLRAAYEESGGTPETNPFAARAVRIFLRDVRETQAKARGIPYEKKKRKRPPPASSSAAAASSSAATSRGGESSSSAALSGGSSGDGSGPAAPPVRGSSTPP; this comes from the coding sequence ATGGACTCGGCGGGCGGAGAGGGCGGTGCGACGTCGTCAGGAGgtcaggcggcggcggcggcggcggcggggcAGCAGCCGAGTCGGTACGAGTCGCAGAAGCGGCGGGACTGGAACACGTTCCTGACGTACCTGCGGAACCACAAGCCGCCGCTGGCGCTGGCGCGGTGCAGCGGCGCGCACGTCATCGAGTTCCTGCGGTACCTGGACCAGTTCGGGAAGACGAAGGTGCACGGCGCCGGCTGCGCCTTCTACGGCCACCCGAACCCGCCGGGCCCCTGCGCCTGCCCGCTCCGCCAGGCCTGGGGCTCCCTCGACGCCCTCATCGGCCGCCTCCGCGCCGCCTACGAGGAGTCCGGCGGCACCCCGGAGACCAACCCCTTCGCCGCCCGCGCCGTCCGCATCTTCCTCCGCGACGTCCGCGAGACCCAGGCCAAGGCCCGAGGCATCCCCTACGAGAAGAAGAAGCGCAAACGCCCCCCGCCGGCCTcatcctccgccgccgccgcctcatcCTCCGCCGCCACCAGCCGCGGCGGCGAGTCTTCCTCTTCCGCCGCTCTCAGCGGCGGAAGCTCCGGCGACGGTTCCGGCCCCGCCGCTCCCCCGGTGAGAGGCTCCTCCACTCCTCCTTGA
- the LOC121977233 gene encoding uncharacterized protein LOC121977233 → MRRELFLRIVEALQNHSEYFQLRVDATGKKGLSPLQKCTAAIRQLAYGALADHYDEYLRVAEKTFIEYLFNFCRCVIDVFGARYLRRLNATDIQRLLQMHEQRHGFPGSRNDINVLNESPLFNNILQGNATEVNFTINDIQYTKGYYLTDEIYPQLATFVKSFPCPQDPKREKFKERQEATRNDVEQAFRVLQSRWAIVRGPCRFWYKSNLKDIMLTCIILDNMIVEDEGDAVRNWSDEDSNDPLTQINQGSTEEFREYIRKNCELRDNQVHHQLRVDLVEHIWTHYDCDE, encoded by the exons ATGCGAAGAGAGTTATTCCTTCGTATAGTCGAAGCTTTGCAAAATCATTCTGAATATTTCCAGTTGAGGGTCGATGCAACTGGCAAAAAAGGTTTATCGCCACTTCAAAAATGTACAGCTGCTATCCGTCAATTGGCGTATGGAGCCCTTGCCGACCATTATGATGAGTACCTACGAGTTGCTGAAAAAACTTTCATCGAATACTTGTTCAACTTCTGTCGATGTGTAATTGATGTATTTGGGGCACGATACTTGAGAAGACTCAATGCTACTGACATTCAACGTTTGCTCCAAATGCATGAACAGAGACATGGTTTCCCTG GATCGCGAAATGATATCAACGTGCTTAACGAATCACCTTTATTTAACAATATATTACAAGGAAATGCAACAGAGGTTAATTTTACAATAAATGACATACAATATACGAAAGGATATTATCTAACAGACGAGATCTATCCGCAATTGGCTACTTTCGTCAAGAGCTTTCCCTGTCCCCAAGATCCCAAGAGAGAGAAGTTCAAGGAAAGACAGGAGGCTACAAGAAACGATGTCGAGCAGGCATTTAGGGTGCTCCAATCTCGTTGGGCGATAGTCAGAGGTCCTTGTCGATTTTGGTACAAGAGTAACTTGAAGGATATCATGCTTACGTGTATAATTTTGGATAACATGATAGTTGAGGACGAGGGGGATGCAGTAAGAAATTGGTCAGATGAAGATAGTAATGATCCTCTTACACAGATAAATCAAGGTTCGACAGAAGAATTCCGAGAGTACATAAGGAAAAATTGCGAGCTACGTGATAATCAAGTGCATCATCAACTTCGAGTTGACTTAGTTGAGCACATATGGACACACTATGACTGCGATGAATAA